The Roseiconus lacunae genome has a segment encoding these proteins:
- a CDS encoding DUF1553 domain-containing protein has translation MIDRFRLRTTLIATAALLGIGFTANSVLKAADSTVDFQKQIQPILAKKCFSCHGPDEAESSLSFASQDEAFAETDSGEHAIVPGDIEASVMIARMRTEDEWERMPPEGDPVSDEEIALIETWIKEGAKWEKHWAFEPVAHPEVPTVDNARWQANPIDAFIYDAVASKGLTPNEPATKRDLVKRVYYDLTGLPPSKGEVDAFVADQSPDAFKNLTEELLASPHYGERWGRHWLDLVRFAETNSFERDGPKANAWKYRDYVIRSFNEDKPYDQFIREQLAGDELDEVTKESMTATGYYRLGIWDDEPADELQARFDALDDIILTTGQVFLGLTMNCARCHDHKIDPIPQTDYYGMLSFFEDLTPYARRGDLSIYSQVDVSSQSLKDRYAENDQKRREIEKAMHDLEQSGIVKMSAPDQRATEGARRDRNRVLKAKLRQHLSDADWAKYESLKRDLEANREELKNLPKRERVMGLAKYRKVDKPTYVLFRGNAHSPSDEVGPVFPTLFDIDPPAIPDVEPSEDRSSGRRRVLADWIASPDNMMTARVMVNRIWQYHFGRGIVRSTNNFGMLGTPPTHPKLLDYLANKFVEEGWSVKQMHRLILSSQAYQMSSEGDKKALGIDPDNELFWRFDPRRLSAEEIRDSILAATGSLNRKTYGPSIYPELSPEVLAGQSKPGDGWGKSSITDQNRRSVYIYVKRSLLTPMLSAFDFPDPDLTCEARFMTLQPAQALSLLNGDFAGQQAKQLAESVRANDLSHEDLVRAVIPRVLLRSATDAEIGDGVRLMQSLAEKHGLSDDESKRLYCLSVLNWNEFLFVD, from the coding sequence ATGATTGATCGGTTCCGTTTAAGAACAACGTTGATCGCAACTGCCGCTCTGCTTGGAATCGGCTTCACGGCAAATTCCGTACTCAAAGCCGCTGATTCGACAGTCGACTTTCAAAAGCAGATTCAGCCTATTTTGGCAAAGAAGTGCTTTTCATGCCACGGCCCCGACGAAGCAGAGAGCAGTTTGAGCTTCGCGAGCCAAGACGAGGCATTCGCCGAGACCGATTCAGGCGAACACGCGATTGTGCCGGGTGATATCGAAGCCAGCGTGATGATCGCACGAATGCGAACCGAAGACGAATGGGAGCGAATGCCGCCGGAAGGCGATCCGGTCAGCGACGAAGAAATCGCGTTGATCGAAACCTGGATCAAAGAAGGTGCGAAGTGGGAGAAGCACTGGGCGTTTGAGCCGGTGGCTCACCCTGAAGTGCCGACCGTCGATAACGCTCGTTGGCAAGCCAACCCGATCGATGCGTTTATCTACGACGCGGTCGCTTCCAAAGGTTTAACACCAAATGAACCGGCGACGAAACGAGACCTCGTCAAACGCGTCTACTACGATCTCACCGGACTTCCACCAAGCAAGGGCGAAGTCGATGCGTTTGTCGCCGATCAGTCGCCTGACGCATTTAAGAATTTGACCGAAGAATTGCTTGCCTCGCCGCATTATGGCGAACGCTGGGGGCGGCATTGGTTGGACTTGGTGCGATTCGCCGAAACTAACTCGTTCGAACGTGATGGGCCGAAAGCGAACGCTTGGAAATACAGAGACTATGTCATCCGATCGTTCAACGAAGACAAGCCGTACGATCAGTTTATTCGCGAGCAGCTTGCCGGTGATGAATTGGATGAGGTCACGAAAGAGTCGATGACCGCTACGGGGTACTATCGGCTCGGGATTTGGGATGACGAACCTGCCGATGAACTGCAAGCACGCTTTGACGCCTTGGACGACATCATCCTGACGACCGGGCAGGTGTTTCTCGGACTAACGATGAACTGTGCTCGTTGCCACGACCACAAGATCGATCCAATTCCGCAGACGGATTACTACGGAATGTTATCGTTTTTCGAAGACCTAACCCCGTACGCACGACGCGGTGATCTATCGATCTACAGCCAAGTGGACGTCAGTTCGCAATCGCTGAAAGATCGCTATGCAGAGAATGATCAAAAACGCCGCGAAATCGAAAAGGCAATGCACGATCTGGAGCAGTCTGGCATTGTCAAAATGTCGGCCCCCGATCAACGGGCCACCGAGGGGGCACGCCGTGATCGCAACCGGGTCCTTAAAGCGAAACTTCGTCAACACCTCAGTGACGCCGACTGGGCGAAGTACGAGTCGCTTAAACGAGACCTTGAAGCTAATCGAGAAGAGTTGAAAAACCTCCCCAAGCGTGAACGCGTGATGGGGTTGGCAAAGTATCGCAAAGTGGACAAGCCCACGTACGTCCTGTTCCGCGGCAACGCCCACTCGCCGAGTGACGAAGTCGGTCCGGTTTTTCCTACGCTTTTCGATATTGATCCGCCGGCGATCCCGGACGTCGAACCGAGTGAAGATCGTTCCTCGGGACGTCGACGTGTGCTAGCCGATTGGATCGCTAGCCCCGACAACATGATGACCGCTCGGGTGATGGTCAATCGAATTTGGCAATACCATTTCGGACGCGGGATCGTCCGCAGCACCAACAACTTTGGAATGCTTGGTACACCTCCGACCCATCCAAAATTGCTTGATTATTTGGCCAACAAATTTGTCGAAGAAGGGTGGAGCGTCAAACAGATGCACCGTTTGATCCTGTCCAGTCAGGCTTATCAGATGTCGTCCGAGGGTGACAAGAAGGCCCTAGGGATCGACCCTGATAACGAGTTGTTTTGGCGATTCGATCCCCGGCGTCTGAGTGCCGAAGAAATTCGAGACTCAATCTTGGCAGCGACCGGGTCACTCAATCGAAAGACCTATGGGCCAAGTATTTACCCTGAACTTTCGCCCGAAGTCCTTGCCGGTCAATCAAAGCCCGGCGATGGTTGGGGCAAGTCCAGCATCACCGATCAGAATCGCCGCAGCGTCTATATCTATGTGAAACGCTCACTGCTTACACCGATGTTGTCAGCTTTTGATTTTCCAGACCCCGACCTGACCTGCGAAGCTCGGTTTATGACGTTGCAACCTGCCCAGGCGTTGTCGTTGCTCAACGGTGATTTTGCCGGCCAACAAGCGAAGCAACTCGCCGAATCGGTCCGGGCGAACGACCTCAGCCATGAAGATCTCGTGCGAGCCGTGATCCCACGCGTTTTGCTGCGATCGGCAACGGACGCAGAAATCGGTGACGGCGTTCGTTTGATGCAAAGTTTGGCCGAAAAACATGGGTTGAGCGACGATGAATCCAAACGCTTGTATTGCTTGAGCGTTTTGAATTGGAACGAATTTCTGTTCGTGGACTGA
- a CDS encoding NupC/NupG family nucleoside CNT transporter: MERILCLVGIVAFIGLAWLVSSDRKRFPVRVVVGGLLLQLVLAFLVLRTSYGREFFAWIGDAFTLVMESVNAGSGFLFSSHLSEPFSESIVATFAFGVLPTVIFFSSLMSILYHIGVMQWIVWALAWVMQFTLKTSGPETLAAAANVFVGHTEAPLVVRPYLAKMTRSELNAMMTGGFATVTGGLLGAYAGMGIDVAHLLTASVISAPAALLIAKVMQPEQPDAVVSTELAFQPKTSQIPEGETNENDLAPNEGPELRHVNVVAAAVAGASDGLKLAMNVGAMLIAFLAILNLVDVLLGQLCLTVGWIDGAGDPILSLGILLGYGCWPIAWLLGIPAAECLEAGRLIGLKTVANEFIAYQALGEAATSSESMLSERSIVILTYALAGFSNFGAIGIQVGGIGGLEPGRRKDLAELGLRAMFGGLLACCMTGAVAGLLL; encoded by the coding sequence ATGGAACGAATTCTCTGTCTCGTCGGGATCGTAGCGTTCATCGGTTTAGCTTGGCTGGTCAGTAGCGATCGCAAACGATTCCCGGTCCGAGTGGTTGTTGGCGGCTTGTTGCTGCAGCTAGTGCTCGCGTTTTTGGTTTTGAGGACCAGCTATGGTAGGGAATTTTTCGCTTGGATCGGTGACGCGTTCACACTGGTGATGGAAAGCGTTAACGCGGGCAGCGGTTTCTTATTTTCATCACATCTGAGTGAACCGTTTAGCGAATCGATTGTCGCGACGTTTGCCTTTGGTGTGCTTCCGACGGTGATATTCTTTTCGTCATTGATGAGCATTCTGTACCACATTGGCGTGATGCAGTGGATCGTTTGGGCGCTCGCTTGGGTGATGCAGTTCACGTTGAAAACAAGCGGTCCGGAAACTTTGGCGGCTGCGGCGAACGTCTTTGTCGGGCACACCGAAGCTCCGCTCGTCGTGCGGCCTTACCTCGCCAAGATGACTCGCAGTGAACTCAATGCGATGATGACGGGAGGTTTCGCAACCGTCACCGGCGGATTACTAGGTGCGTACGCGGGGATGGGGATCGACGTCGCTCATTTGTTGACAGCGTCCGTCATCAGTGCCCCCGCGGCGCTGTTGATCGCGAAAGTCATGCAGCCCGAGCAGCCCGATGCGGTCGTTTCAACCGAACTAGCGTTTCAACCGAAGACAAGCCAGATCCCAGAAGGCGAAACAAATGAAAACGATCTCGCCCCTAATGAGGGACCGGAATTACGTCACGTCAACGTGGTCGCCGCCGCGGTTGCCGGTGCAAGCGATGGACTGAAATTGGCGATGAATGTTGGGGCGATGCTGATCGCATTTTTGGCGATTCTAAATTTGGTCGATGTGTTGCTCGGCCAACTTTGCTTGACCGTCGGCTGGATCGATGGTGCTGGCGATCCCATTTTGTCGCTGGGGATTTTGCTTGGCTATGGCTGTTGGCCGATCGCGTGGCTGTTGGGGATCCCGGCGGCGGAGTGTCTCGAGGCGGGACGTTTGATCGGCCTAAAGACAGTTGCGAATGAGTTCATCGCGTATCAAGCGCTCGGCGAAGCGGCAACGTCGTCCGAAAGCATGCTCTCGGAGCGGTCCATTGTGATTTTGACCTACGCGCTCGCCGGGTTTAGCAATTTCGGTGCGATCGGAATTCAAGTGGGGGGGATTGGTGGCTTAGAACCCGGTCGCCGCAAAGATCTCGCCGAACTGGGGCTGCGAGCGATGTTCGGTGGCTTGTTAGCCTGTTGCATGACCGGCGCGGTGGCGGGATTGCTGCTTTAA
- the upp gene encoding uracil phosphoribosyltransferase: MSLVHRVEHPLIEHHLCAIRDKTTRPGEFRSAVQRLSMILGVYATQDLPTKPRLVATPICDATGKEISVHVGIVPILRAGLGMVDPILELLPEAAVWHLGLYRNEETAEPVGYYDKLPLENAPNVALVVDPMLATGGSIDLVIRRLQQWGVNEIRVMSLIASQPGIDRVERDFPDVKVYVAAIDPELNDQSYIVPGLGDAGDRIFDTPQHG, translated from the coding sequence GTGAGTTTGGTTCATCGTGTTGAGCACCCACTGATCGAACACCACCTGTGTGCCATTCGCGACAAGACGACGCGTCCGGGGGAATTTCGTAGCGCGGTCCAGCGTTTGTCGATGATCTTGGGGGTTTATGCGACGCAAGATTTACCAACGAAACCCCGTTTGGTCGCGACTCCAATCTGTGATGCGACCGGGAAAGAGATTTCGGTCCATGTCGGAATCGTTCCGATTTTGCGTGCCGGCTTGGGGATGGTCGATCCCATCTTAGAACTATTGCCGGAAGCGGCCGTCTGGCATCTGGGGTTGTATCGAAACGAAGAGACGGCCGAACCGGTTGGTTACTACGACAAGTTGCCGCTTGAAAACGCACCGAACGTCGCTTTGGTCGTTGATCCAATGTTGGCGACCGGAGGCAGTATCGACTTGGTGATTCGTCGATTGCAGCAGTGGGGTGTCAACGAGATTCGAGTGATGTCCTTGATCGCGTCGCAGCCGGGAATCGATCGAGTGGAGCGGGACTTTCCGGACGTGAAAGTTTACGTGGCGGCGATCGACCCAGAGCTGAACGACCAGTCCTACATCGTGCCGGGACTTGGGGATGCCGGTGATCGCATCTTTGATACACCCCAGCATGGCTAG
- a CDS encoding efflux RND transporter permease subunit — MQTSQRKRGQAEPPLLERRSILGLSWSLVILFLFFFMMPFAFRSARLSLKSKENDVKDWLPSDFVETSELSWFAKHFIGESFVIATWPGCTEDDQRLRLLASKLERESSQSDPAEHIKDPKLAEDYRRAKELGVRLGLLPASRELNNWGGKNEKWLVTADGKHYYITPDGRLFRWDEASNGPAALGREIKRTLNQFELSGTFIAAFGAETKDDHANPFHNDPTLVCAPMFRTVQTGVSLVKELSKEGGLLWPVDLTDPSRRPIVARRRAMERLTGSLFAPAVPEGFTWTAEEFRRVIADDQQDAIPENFATVVETTLKDFADQRFGGDLDQLAKAETNVQTDAWYAVFDAAELPPPPRQTCLLITLTDAAQDNLAYALGRGVLGGPRGRLLQLAEDSGVKAASPPSVAPPPFNQPEVESVAGLPPLRLGGPPVDNIAIDEEGTITLVRLVGYSIFVGVLLSYLCFTSFKITLMVFIVGGAAAMLSMAFVGWTGGRVDAVLMSMPSLVYVLGLSGAIHVVNYYRDEVRSGGRRGAAGRAIRHAAFPCTLAALTTAIGLGSLYTSNLAPISNFGFYAAIGVIATLAILFTYLPAALQTFVTESKAPRSQPKQTESGESWLSDQWAAVGAWICRRHWWVTAACLLVLGGASLGLSKIKTSVQLLKLFDEDARIIRDYAWLEKNFGKLVPMELVLRVPPSHQSQLASVDGKATEVAEAPGEATSVPLDILERVEAVARINHVVHQTLGEPGMGIVGSATAVNTFLKPLPDVTNSWSPVRSQFVKELTAGRDELLANDYVRLEQYGPMEGSELWRISLRVSALSDVDYGQFIETLRTSVEPVLRAYDTRDAILAAIESGQVSNKKKPIVVMMGAAKPAPLNQTTMIEQEPNDETGESRTKILTHQIYLSVLEELLRGERIPEPKWFDPNSSEKPIEIGGELWDKVVGISDVMVWVGEADAPTAELSNADALVDGSEIFHKTITHGLVDDRIPASEGAGAMEVIYTGVVPVVYKAQRTLLGSLVESIAMAFVLIAIVMVVLLNPASDPVRFLRPRNAFSGFMSGAISMIPNMFPVLLIFGCMGHLGSLVDIGTMMTASVAMGVAVDDTIHFLSWFRAFLDKGYDRLKAVEMTYRRVGPAMTQTTIVGGLGLFVFALSTFTPTQRFGTLMLILLFAALIGDLILLPALLAGPLGKFFKPRVGASDSTPQPGEEPFGQLPADIDSPSSPGDAPDGVNSRDAVAIYQEGSDDPPTSPGGDQEVDGDQPIDKESLPHLKIHAPTMRTDKPHRMKGR; from the coding sequence ATGCAAACCTCCCAGCGTAAGCGCGGCCAGGCGGAACCGCCGTTGCTGGAACGCCGATCAATCCTCGGCCTATCGTGGTCGCTGGTGATTTTGTTTTTGTTCTTCTTCATGATGCCGTTCGCGTTCCGATCGGCACGATTGAGTCTGAAATCGAAGGAAAACGACGTCAAGGATTGGCTACCATCTGACTTCGTCGAAACGTCCGAGTTGTCGTGGTTCGCCAAGCATTTCATTGGCGAGAGCTTTGTCATTGCGACGTGGCCTGGATGTACCGAAGATGACCAGCGACTGCGCTTGTTGGCGTCAAAGCTAGAACGCGAGAGCAGTCAAAGCGATCCGGCCGAGCATATCAAGGATCCAAAGCTTGCCGAAGATTATCGGCGTGCGAAGGAACTTGGCGTTCGCTTGGGGTTACTGCCCGCGTCTCGCGAGTTGAACAACTGGGGTGGCAAGAACGAAAAGTGGCTCGTCACTGCCGATGGAAAACATTATTACATCACCCCCGATGGCCGGCTGTTTCGCTGGGACGAAGCATCTAACGGACCCGCAGCACTTGGACGCGAAATCAAGCGTACGCTGAATCAATTCGAGCTTAGCGGGACATTCATCGCCGCATTCGGGGCCGAGACGAAAGACGATCACGCGAATCCGTTCCACAATGATCCGACGTTGGTTTGCGCGCCGATGTTCCGGACCGTCCAGACAGGCGTGTCGCTGGTCAAAGAACTGTCAAAGGAAGGTGGTTTGCTATGGCCGGTTGATCTGACCGATCCATCGCGTCGCCCAATTGTCGCTCGGCGACGGGCGATGGAGCGATTAACCGGTTCGCTCTTTGCGCCCGCCGTTCCGGAAGGATTTACTTGGACGGCCGAGGAATTTCGTCGTGTCATCGCAGATGACCAACAGGACGCGATCCCGGAAAATTTTGCGACGGTTGTCGAAACCACATTGAAAGATTTCGCGGACCAACGATTCGGCGGCGATCTTGATCAACTCGCCAAGGCGGAAACTAATGTCCAGACGGACGCTTGGTATGCCGTTTTTGACGCCGCCGAACTACCCCCGCCGCCTCGGCAAACGTGTTTGTTGATCACGCTGACCGATGCGGCCCAGGACAACCTCGCCTATGCGTTAGGACGCGGAGTGTTGGGTGGCCCACGTGGTCGGTTGTTGCAATTGGCTGAAGACTCCGGCGTCAAAGCTGCGTCGCCGCCTTCGGTCGCGCCTCCTCCGTTCAATCAGCCCGAGGTCGAATCGGTCGCCGGGTTGCCACCGCTGCGGCTCGGTGGCCCGCCGGTCGACAACATCGCGATCGACGAAGAGGGCACCATTACGTTGGTCCGATTGGTCGGCTACAGCATCTTTGTGGGTGTCTTGTTGTCGTACCTTTGTTTCACCAGCTTCAAAATCACACTGATGGTGTTCATCGTCGGTGGGGCCGCCGCGATGCTGAGTATGGCGTTCGTCGGTTGGACTGGGGGGCGTGTCGATGCGGTCCTGATGAGTATGCCGTCGCTGGTGTATGTACTTGGGCTCTCCGGCGCGATTCACGTGGTCAACTATTATCGTGATGAGGTTCGCAGCGGGGGCCGACGCGGGGCCGCCGGCAGAGCGATCCGCCACGCCGCGTTCCCGTGTACGTTGGCCGCACTGACGACGGCGATCGGTTTGGGGTCGCTTTACACAAGTAATCTCGCGCCGATCAGTAACTTTGGTTTCTACGCAGCGATCGGTGTGATCGCGACGTTGGCGATTTTGTTCACGTACCTTCCGGCCGCCTTGCAGACCTTTGTGACGGAATCAAAGGCACCTAGGTCACAGCCCAAGCAAACCGAGTCCGGCGAATCGTGGTTGTCCGATCAATGGGCCGCGGTCGGTGCTTGGATTTGCCGACGGCATTGGTGGGTCACCGCCGCTTGCTTGTTGGTCTTGGGCGGCGCTTCGCTTGGCTTGTCAAAGATTAAAACATCGGTGCAGTTGTTAAAGCTGTTCGACGAGGACGCTCGGATCATTCGAGATTACGCTTGGTTGGAAAAGAACTTTGGCAAGCTTGTTCCGATGGAACTCGTGCTTCGAGTCCCACCGTCGCATCAATCGCAACTCGCATCGGTCGATGGAAAGGCAACCGAAGTCGCGGAGGCTCCCGGTGAAGCCACTTCGGTTCCGCTTGATATTTTGGAACGCGTCGAAGCGGTCGCGCGAATCAATCATGTCGTTCATCAGACCTTGGGCGAACCCGGAATGGGAATCGTCGGTTCGGCGACGGCGGTAAACACGTTTCTCAAGCCGCTGCCGGATGTCACGAATAGTTGGAGCCCGGTGCGGTCACAGTTTGTCAAAGAACTGACCGCCGGGCGCGATGAGTTGTTGGCCAACGATTACGTTCGCCTTGAGCAGTACGGCCCGATGGAAGGCAGCGAACTGTGGCGGATTAGTTTACGCGTCAGTGCCCTTTCCGATGTCGACTATGGTCAATTCATCGAAACGTTGCGCACATCGGTCGAACCGGTTTTGAGGGCTTACGATACCCGTGATGCGATTCTCGCGGCGATCGAATCCGGACAGGTTAGCAACAAGAAAAAGCCGATTGTTGTCATGATGGGAGCAGCCAAACCGGCTCCCCTGAACCAGACGACCATGATCGAGCAAGAACCGAATGATGAGACTGGTGAATCGCGAACAAAAATCCTAACGCACCAGATCTACCTTTCGGTACTCGAAGAGCTATTGCGAGGCGAGCGGATCCCAGAGCCAAAGTGGTTCGACCCGAATTCGAGTGAAAAACCGATCGAAATCGGCGGAGAGCTATGGGATAAGGTCGTCGGTATCTCGGACGTGATGGTCTGGGTCGGCGAAGCAGACGCGCCCACGGCAGAGCTTTCCAATGCAGATGCGCTGGTCGATGGAAGCGAAATTTTTCACAAGACAATCACGCACGGGTTAGTTGACGATCGGATTCCGGCCAGCGAAGGTGCCGGGGCGATGGAAGTGATTTACACCGGCGTCGTCCCAGTCGTCTACAAGGCCCAACGAACTCTATTGGGCAGCTTAGTCGAGTCGATCGCGATGGCGTTCGTGTTAATTGCGATCGTGATGGTCGTTCTGCTCAATCCGGCGAGTGACCCCGTGCGGTTCCTCCGGCCTCGCAATGCGTTCAGCGGATTCATGTCCGGTGCGATCTCCATGATTCCGAATATGTTCCCGGTTCTCTTGATTTTCGGATGCATGGGGCACCTTGGCAGCTTGGTTGACATCGGAACCATGATGACGGCGTCGGTTGCGATGGGGGTCGCTGTTGATGACACGATCCACTTCCTGAGCTGGTTCCGAGCTTTTCTTGATAAGGGCTACGATCGTTTGAAAGCAGTCGAGATGACGTACCGGCGGGTGGGACCGGCAATGACGCAGACCACCATCGTCGGCGGTTTAGGTTTGTTCGTCTTCGCTTTGTCTACCTTCACGCCGACACAGCGATTTGGCACGCTGATGTTGATCTTGCTGTTCGCCGCATTGATTGGTGACTTGATCTTGTTGCCGGCGTTGTTAGCCGGGCCGCTAGGAAAGTTCTTCAAGCCTCGGGTGGGTGCCAGCGACAGCACGCCTCAGCCGGGAGAAGAGCCCTTCGGTCAATTGCCTGCCGATATCGATTCGCCGTCGAGCCCCGGAGATGCACCCGATGGTGTGAACTCACGTGATGCGGTCGCGATCTATCAGGAAGGCAGCGACGACCCGCCGACATCGCCGGGGGGAGACCAGGAAGTAGATGGCGACCAACCGATTGACAAAGAGTCGTTGCCGCATCTCAAGATTCACGCGCCAACGATGCGAACCGACAAACCGCACCGAATGAAAGGTCGCTAA